Proteins from a genomic interval of uncultured Desulfuromusa sp.:
- the hutI gene encoding imidazolonepropionase has translation MNSAFGGSEKIWINAQIATMNPQVKTPYGLLKDHALGVKNGTIALITPMQDLDINDFQGEIIDAQQQYLTPGLVDSHTHLIYGGQRSAEFSKRLHGATYEEISRAGGGILSTVNATRALGEDELAEQARPRLEALIHEGVTTVEIKSGYGLTFEDELKILRTAKKLAADFPIRLRTTLLAAHAVPPEYINDSDRYIELVCKEMIPLVATEGLADAVDVFCEKIAFSPAQSELVFAAAQKAGLGIKVHAEQLSNSHGAELAAGYSAWSVDHLEYLDEAGIKAMKKSGTVATLLPGAFYFLGETKKPPVELLRQYQVPMALASDLNPGSSPLASLLLMLNMGCVLFGLTPEEALQGATRHGAMALGSEKQIGTLSVGRNADMVLWNIEDPAQLAYQFGTDLLVQRIFAGDISHA, from the coding sequence ATGAATTCAGCATTCGGCGGCAGCGAAAAAATCTGGATAAACGCGCAGATAGCAACGATGAATCCCCAGGTCAAAACACCTTACGGATTACTGAAAGATCATGCTCTGGGGGTTAAAAATGGAACCATTGCATTGATCACCCCCATGCAGGACCTTGACATCAATGATTTTCAGGGAGAGATCATTGACGCTCAACAGCAGTATCTGACCCCCGGTCTGGTCGATAGCCATACTCATTTAATTTATGGAGGTCAGCGTTCTGCAGAGTTCTCCAAACGTTTGCATGGTGCCACTTATGAAGAAATTTCCCGTGCGGGTGGGGGAATTCTCAGCACCGTCAATGCAACCCGTGCACTGGGCGAAGATGAACTTGCCGAACAGGCACGCCCAAGGCTTGAAGCATTAATTCATGAAGGAGTCACGACAGTTGAGATCAAATCGGGGTACGGTTTAACCTTCGAAGATGAGCTTAAAATCCTCAGAACCGCCAAAAAACTGGCCGCTGATTTCCCCATCCGCTTACGCACCACATTGCTGGCAGCACATGCCGTTCCCCCTGAATATATCAACGATTCTGATCGCTATATTGAACTCGTTTGCAAAGAAATGATCCCTCTGGTCGCAACGGAAGGTCTTGCTGACGCCGTTGATGTGTTCTGCGAAAAAATCGCATTTTCTCCAGCTCAGAGTGAACTGGTTTTTGCAGCCGCCCAAAAAGCCGGACTGGGAATAAAAGTCCATGCCGAGCAGCTTTCCAATAGCCATGGGGCGGAACTTGCCGCCGGTTATTCGGCTTGGTCGGTCGATCATCTGGAATATCTGGATGAAGCCGGCATCAAGGCAATGAAAAAATCGGGAACAGTTGCGACTCTTCTCCCCGGAGCTTTTTATTTTCTTGGCGAAACGAAAAAACCACCTGTTGAACTATTACGCCAATATCAGGTTCCAATGGCTCTGGCCAGCGATCTCAATCCGGGAAGCTCTCCACTGGCGTCGTTACTTCTGATGTTGAATATGGGATGTGTCCTGTTCGGATTAACTCCGGAAGAAGCTCTTCAAGGAGCAACCCGGCATGGGGCCATGGCACTTGGATCAGAAAAGCAGATCGGCACGCTGAGTGTTGGCAGGAATGCGGACATGGTGCTCTGGAATATTGAAGATCCGGCTCAGCTTGCTTATCAGTTCGGAACAGATCTGCTGGTACAACGAATTTTTGCTGGAGACATCAGCCATGCATGA
- a CDS encoding DUF3365 domain-containing protein codes for MGIRMRSILVMGILGLLATAVIGITSYKLSVDNALSEAKSKSNIILNYAMASKKYMAQVQKPLVQELIEKDRFYPELMSGFVVARGTFELFKESSPDYIFKQATLDPLNPSNRADADEIEFIKNFDQNPALKSAEGRIIKNGTEVFYFAQPIRTNSANCLTCHGDPYDAPKDQVEIYGDETGYNWEMNDTVAAFVVYIPTAAAIAAAKKLSLTLVLVGSGGILVILLILWFFLDRSVVLPIVQLAERTENFSLGEHLDDPIVAKSKDEIGTLSKAIERLRISLVKLLQ; via the coding sequence ATGGGCATTCGGATGAGATCAATCCTGGTTATGGGGATTTTGGGGTTACTTGCTACCGCTGTGATCGGTATCACCAGCTATAAACTCAGTGTTGATAATGCTCTGTCAGAGGCTAAAAGTAAAAGTAATATTATTCTGAACTATGCAATGGCCTCAAAAAAATACATGGCGCAAGTACAGAAGCCCCTGGTTCAGGAACTCATCGAAAAAGATCGCTTTTACCCGGAACTTATGTCCGGCTTTGTCGTCGCCCGGGGAACCTTTGAGTTATTCAAAGAATCCTCCCCTGATTATATATTCAAGCAGGCGACTCTTGACCCTCTTAACCCGTCAAACCGGGCCGATGCCGATGAAATCGAGTTCATCAAAAACTTTGACCAGAATCCAGCCTTGAAATCTGCAGAAGGAAGGATTATCAAAAACGGAACCGAAGTCTTCTATTTTGCACAGCCGATCCGAACCAATAGCGCCAACTGCTTAACCTGTCATGGTGACCCCTATGATGCTCCCAAAGATCAGGTTGAAATCTATGGAGATGAAACGGGATATAACTGGGAAATGAATGATACGGTTGCCGCCTTTGTTGTTTATATCCCGACAGCAGCAGCCATAGCTGCAGCCAAAAAACTCTCTTTGACTCTGGTTTTGGTTGGTTCCGGAGGAATCCTCGTGATTCTTCTTATTCTCTGGTTTTTCCTCGATCGCAGTGTCGTCCTCCCGATTGTCCAACTGGCGGAGAGAACAGAAAACTTCAGTTTGGGTGAGCATCTTGACGATCCGATCGTTGCGAAGTCAAAAGATGAGATCGGAACACTGTCAAAAGCGATTGAGCGGTTGCGAATCAGTCTGGTTAAACTTTTACAGTAA
- a CDS encoding HAMP domain-containing sensor histidine kinase → MKLFRRLFHPLITFIAIQIVWILLLVSWIYWFIGRHQQLKALASKYQVEWLPETGDWLILTEGILLLVAILIGIYVIFLYWRRQASLNRAQRHFINQVTHELKSPLASIQLHLETIQMRQPSPEQLQKFVSRMQGDSERLNGLISNLLTANKIEHKGTKLSLQQGDLSQMVEGYLLQEQEKFKKTGTLSWDIEPGIKARFEIDALETVMRNLLENAALYADDPPVVTVKLRRDGGMAHLSFTDQGYGIPSQFQKKVFRIFYRIRHTGKTIRGSGIGLFIVRNVIRLHGGKVWIESLGSGKGTTFHLMIPLTEGLINET, encoded by the coding sequence ATGAAACTGTTTCGCCGCCTATTCCATCCACTGATCACTTTTATAGCCATTCAAATTGTCTGGATTCTCCTGCTGGTCTCCTGGATTTATTGGTTTATCGGCCGCCACCAGCAATTGAAAGCACTGGCAAGCAAGTATCAAGTTGAATGGTTACCGGAAACAGGTGACTGGCTGATCCTCACAGAGGGTATTCTACTGCTGGTTGCTATTCTGATCGGTATCTATGTCATATTCCTCTATTGGCGTCGGCAGGCATCCTTAAACCGGGCACAGCGTCATTTCATCAATCAGGTCACACATGAACTTAAATCGCCATTAGCATCGATCCAGCTCCATCTGGAAACAATTCAGATGCGCCAACCAAGCCCTGAACAGCTGCAAAAGTTTGTTTCGCGGATGCAAGGGGACAGCGAACGGCTCAATGGCTTAATCAGCAATCTTCTGACTGCAAATAAAATTGAGCACAAGGGTACCAAACTGAGCCTGCAGCAAGGCGATCTCTCGCAAATGGTTGAAGGCTATCTCTTACAAGAGCAGGAAAAGTTCAAAAAAACCGGAACGTTAAGCTGGGACATTGAACCAGGAATCAAGGCCAGATTTGAGATCGACGCTCTCGAAACAGTCATGCGAAATCTTCTTGAAAATGCGGCTCTCTATGCCGACGATCCGCCGGTTGTCACAGTTAAATTAAGGCGTGATGGTGGCATGGCACACCTGTCGTTTACAGACCAGGGCTATGGAATTCCCAGTCAGTTCCAAAAAAAGGTTTTCCGGATATTTTACCGGATTCGTCATACAGGAAAAACAATTCGCGGCAGCGGGATCGGTCTGTTCATCGTTCGCAATGTCATTCGTCTCCATGGTGGAAAGGTTTGGATTGAGAGTCTGGGAAGTGGCAAAGGAACCACTTTTCACTTGATGATTCCCCTGACAGAAGGATTGATTAATGAAACATGA
- the hutH gene encoding histidine ammonia-lyase has translation MFPLELKPGLLSLQQLRRIQAEPIQLSLAPDCLEKIEAATATVHEVIAQGRVVYGVNTGFGLLANTHIPDEDLKQLQRSIVLSHAAGVGELMSEATVRLLLVLKINSLARGYSGIRLKVIEALMKLVNAEVYPCIPQKGSVGASGDLAPLAHMSTVLLGEGEVLYHGEKLSGKEGLDIAGLTPCTLGPKEGLALLNGTQASTAFALQGLFAAEDLFAAAIVAGSLSVEAALGSRSPFDARIHQVSGHQSRIDTASAYRRLLDHSQIEDSHRACESVQDPYSLRCQPQVMGACLEQLRHAAQVLQTEANSVSDNPLVFTEDNDILSGGNFHAEPVAMAADNMALAIAEIGALAERRIALLIDSNLSKLPPFLVEKGGLNSGFMIAQVTAAALASENKSRAHPASVDSLPTSANQEDHVSMATFAARRLGEMADNTAGILAVELLASCQGVDFRAPLKTSALLEQVKQILRNEVPFYDQDRYFAPDIEKAKKLVQSGLFANFIGTEVSLSR, from the coding sequence ATGTTTCCCCTTGAATTAAAACCGGGCCTTCTCAGCCTGCAACAATTACGGCGCATTCAAGCTGAACCGATTCAATTGAGTCTGGCACCTGACTGCCTGGAAAAAATTGAGGCCGCAACTGCGACGGTCCATGAGGTGATTGCACAGGGGCGGGTCGTTTACGGCGTCAATACGGGCTTCGGCCTGTTGGCAAACACCCATATTCCGGACGAAGATCTCAAACAACTGCAACGTTCCATTGTCCTCTCCCATGCTGCCGGGGTCGGCGAGCTGATGAGCGAAGCAACGGTCAGACTATTGCTGGTGCTCAAAATAAACAGCCTTGCTCGCGGCTACTCCGGGATCCGGTTAAAAGTTATTGAAGCCTTGATGAAACTGGTGAATGCAGAAGTTTATCCCTGTATTCCACAAAAGGGATCTGTCGGGGCCTCTGGAGATCTGGCTCCGCTGGCCCACATGAGCACCGTCCTCCTTGGTGAAGGAGAGGTTCTCTATCACGGGGAAAAACTCTCAGGCAAAGAGGGGCTGGACATTGCCGGTTTAACCCCATGCACCCTCGGGCCTAAAGAAGGATTGGCACTTCTCAACGGGACTCAAGCCTCGACAGCTTTCGCCCTGCAAGGTTTATTTGCTGCCGAGGATCTGTTTGCTGCAGCGATTGTTGCAGGTAGCCTCAGTGTCGAAGCCGCTCTGGGCAGCCGCAGCCCTTTTGATGCACGCATTCATCAGGTCAGTGGTCATCAGAGCCGTATCGATACGGCGTCAGCCTATCGCAGACTGCTTGACCACAGTCAGATTGAAGATTCACATCGCGCCTGTGAATCGGTGCAGGATCCCTATTCGTTACGTTGCCAACCTCAAGTCATGGGAGCCTGCCTGGAACAACTGCGCCATGCGGCCCAGGTGCTGCAAACTGAGGCAAATTCAGTTTCCGACAATCCACTGGTGTTCACCGAAGACAATGATATTCTTTCCGGGGGAAACTTTCATGCTGAACCCGTAGCAATGGCAGCTGATAATATGGCGTTGGCAATTGCGGAAATCGGAGCTTTGGCAGAAAGGCGGATCGCTTTACTGATCGACAGCAATTTAAGCAAACTTCCACCATTTTTAGTCGAAAAGGGAGGATTAAACTCCGGATTTATGATTGCTCAAGTCACGGCGGCGGCCCTGGCCAGTGAAAATAAATCACGTGCCCACCCGGCATCGGTTGACAGCCTGCCCACATCCGCTAATCAGGAAGATCACGTTTCCATGGCTACCTTTGCCGCAAGACGGCTTGGAGAAATGGCCGACAATACCGCCGGGATTCTGGCCGTTGAACTTCTGGCCTCCTGTCAGGGAGTTGATTTCAGAGCACCACTTAAAACATCTGCACTCCTTGAGCAAGTCAAGCAGATCTTACGCAATGAGGTTCCTTTTTACGATCAGGACCGCTATTTTGCGCCGGACATAGAAAAGGCGAAAAAACTTGTTCAATCAGGTCTTTTCGCCAATTTTATTGGGACCGAAGTATCCTTGAGCCGTTGA
- a CDS encoding nitronate monooxygenase family protein: MRSGLTIGQHHVPFPVIQGGMGVRISGFRLAGHVALNGGIGIIAAAGLALNSDSYDGHNFFKADRQALLDELHKAYEIAPEGVIGVNCMVAVKNYDEVVRTSCEGGAKLIISGAGLPMNLPGLTADYPDVALVPIVSSVKAAELIVRKWQKSYQRFPDAIVVEDPDTAGGHLGEKMERIGSGDYDQYATVRGVKAYLQEKWNIEIPVIAAGGIWDREDLEYALAQGADGVQMGTRFVVTEECDADDAFKQAYLDCKQEDIGLIMSPAGLPGRAIKKNIDQVRQRDVDLDVYCPSACLKKCAYQTSRDRFCIVHALDRAQKGDTETGLVFCGSNAWKADRISTVKEVFAELFPMAEQKTG; the protein is encoded by the coding sequence ATGCGTTCAGGATTGACAATCGGCCAGCACCATGTTCCGTTTCCCGTGATTCAGGGAGGGATGGGCGTGCGTATCTCGGGATTTCGTCTGGCAGGGCACGTTGCTTTGAATGGCGGGATTGGTATTATTGCTGCGGCTGGCTTGGCGTTGAATAGTGATAGCTATGACGGACATAATTTCTTCAAAGCGGATCGTCAAGCATTGTTGGACGAGTTGCACAAGGCTTACGAAATTGCCCCTGAAGGGGTGATCGGTGTCAACTGTATGGTTGCAGTCAAAAATTACGATGAAGTTGTTCGGACCTCTTGTGAAGGGGGAGCTAAGCTGATTATCAGTGGTGCCGGGTTGCCGATGAATCTTCCCGGATTAACGGCTGATTATCCTGATGTTGCCCTGGTCCCGATCGTTTCTTCTGTGAAAGCTGCTGAACTGATCGTCCGTAAATGGCAGAAGAGTTATCAACGTTTTCCCGATGCTATAGTTGTTGAAGACCCGGATACGGCCGGTGGTCATCTTGGTGAAAAAATGGAGCGGATCGGTTCCGGAGACTATGATCAATACGCGACGGTGCGGGGTGTCAAGGCTTACCTCCAGGAGAAATGGAATATTGAGATTCCGGTGATTGCTGCCGGCGGCATATGGGATCGAGAGGATCTGGAATATGCGTTGGCGCAAGGTGCGGATGGTGTACAGATGGGGACTCGCTTCGTTGTGACGGAAGAGTGTGATGCTGACGATGCGTTTAAACAGGCTTATCTCGATTGTAAGCAGGAAGATATCGGTTTGATTATGAGTCCGGCGGGTTTGCCGGGAAGAGCGATCAAAAAGAATATTGATCAGGTTCGTCAGCGTGATGTTGATCTCGATGTCTATTGCCCCTCCGCATGTTTAAAAAAATGTGCTTATCAAACATCGCGGGACCGTTTTTGTATCGTTCATGCGCTCGATCGTGCGCAAAAAGGTGATACGGAAACCGGCCTGGTATTCTGTGGAAGTAATGCCTGGAAAGCAGACCGGATTTCAACGGTCAAAGAAGTCTTTGCCGAACTGTTTCCCATGGCGGAGCAGAAAACGGGGTAA
- a CDS encoding response regulator transcription factor — MKHDVALLLVEDEPNIAEGLLFNLEEEGYRVTHVESGEQALEQLMQKPFNLVILDLALPGIDGLEVCDRLREQGNHIPILMLTARGTEQDRITGLSKGADDYLAKPFNLKEFLLRVAGLLRRANWQPIPPPSTHYTFGNNQINMETDQAITAQGTIQLTELEMKMLRLFFNQEGKVLSRGEILKQVWGMSPKTETRTLDNFIVRLRKYFEVDPTKPRYFLTIRGRGYRFIKNPD, encoded by the coding sequence ATGAAACATGACGTTGCCCTGCTCCTCGTTGAAGATGAACCCAATATTGCCGAGGGGTTGCTTTTTAATCTTGAGGAAGAGGGTTATCGGGTCACCCATGTTGAAAGCGGCGAACAAGCCCTTGAGCAGCTTATGCAAAAACCGTTTAACCTGGTTATTCTGGATTTAGCCCTCCCGGGAATTGATGGGCTGGAAGTCTGTGACCGTTTGCGAGAACAGGGGAACCATATACCAATCCTGATGTTAACCGCTCGAGGGACGGAGCAGGACAGAATTACAGGACTCAGCAAAGGAGCAGATGACTACCTGGCCAAGCCTTTCAACCTGAAAGAATTTCTATTACGGGTCGCCGGCCTGCTGCGCCGCGCCAACTGGCAACCGATCCCGCCCCCAAGCACACATTACACTTTTGGCAACAATCAAATTAACATGGAAACAGACCAAGCCATCACCGCCCAAGGGACAATTCAGCTGACAGAGCTGGAAATGAAAATGTTGCGGTTATTTTTCAATCAAGAAGGAAAGGTATTGTCCAGAGGAGAGATACTTAAGCAAGTGTGGGGCATGTCACCTAAAACCGAAACCCGGACTTTGGATAATTTCATTGTTCGTCTGCGCAAATACTTTGAAGTCGACCCGACAAAACCTCGCTACTTCCTCACAATTCGTGGTCGAGGTTATCGTTTCATCAAAAATCCGGATTAA
- the hutG gene encoding formimidoylglutamase — protein MHEAIDMSLWTGRTDEGKNLRWHQHVVPRREKDQEPGVAILGVASDEGVKRNQGRIGAATGADAIRQTLANQAYHLQHPIYDTGNLRCEQGNLEALQREQAALVNQLLDQNHFPLLLGGGHEIAVGSFLGLEQHLRPTRTAAPIAIINFDAHFDLRQATMATSGTPFLQIAEHCQAEAIPFHYCCLGISEASNTRALFTRADLLGVKYLQDDNLNSWQLPQVEAKLEEFLRPCQALYLSIDLDVLPAETAPGVSAPAARGVPLPILEHLLTFIKKVAQNRLKVADIAEYNPQFDIDGRTARVAARLCHRLIC, from the coding sequence ATGCATGAAGCAATCGACATGTCACTCTGGACAGGTCGCACCGATGAAGGTAAAAACCTCCGCTGGCATCAACATGTTGTTCCCCGGCGGGAAAAAGATCAGGAACCCGGCGTCGCGATACTTGGTGTTGCCAGTGATGAAGGGGTCAAACGGAATCAGGGCAGGATCGGAGCTGCAACAGGAGCTGATGCGATCCGGCAAACATTAGCCAACCAAGCATACCATCTTCAGCATCCCATTTACGATACAGGAAACCTCCGCTGTGAGCAGGGTAACCTGGAGGCATTACAGAGAGAACAGGCCGCTCTTGTCAACCAGTTGCTTGATCAAAACCATTTTCCACTGCTTCTGGGCGGTGGGCATGAAATAGCTGTCGGCAGTTTTCTGGGATTGGAGCAGCACTTGCGACCCACCAGAACTGCGGCCCCCATTGCTATCATCAACTTTGATGCGCACTTTGACTTACGTCAAGCAACTATGGCGACCTCCGGGACGCCTTTTTTACAAATTGCAGAACATTGCCAAGCCGAGGCCATCCCCTTTCATTACTGCTGTCTCGGTATCAGTGAGGCCTCCAATACCAGGGCCTTATTCACCCGAGCCGACCTTCTAGGCGTCAAATATCTGCAAGATGACAATCTCAATTCCTGGCAGTTGCCGCAAGTCGAAGCAAAACTGGAGGAATTCCTTCGCCCCTGCCAGGCACTCTATCTGAGTATTGATCTTGATGTTCTCCCGGCAGAAACAGCACCTGGTGTCAGTGCCCCGGCAGCCAGAGGGGTTCCCCTTCCGATACTGGAGCATCTGCTAACTTTTATCAAAAAAGTAGCTCAAAACCGATTAAAAGTAGCTGATATCGCTGAATATAACCCACAGTTCGATATCGATGGGCGGACAGCCAGAGTTGCAGCCAGACTTTGTCACCGGCTTATCTGCTGA
- the hutC gene encoding histidine utilization repressor, with the protein MKISRHVGVQPRFQVIKDFIAQAIKDRTYLPDAQIPTEHELAKQFSVSRMTANRAVKELVSEGKLVRYQGLGTFVATVQAESPLLEIRSIAAEIRGRNNVYSNDRYRLKAIKATQDLAGQLGINTGDKVYHSLIVHKENGQPLQFAERYVNAAIVPDYIHQDFSVTTPSQYLSELFPLSEIEHIVEAVLPTSLEQDALKITAATPCLLVKRRTWSGNNLISYARLVHPGNLYRLSSRSEV; encoded by the coding sequence ATGAAGATATCAAGACATGTGGGGGTGCAACCCCGTTTTCAGGTGATCAAGGATTTTATTGCTCAGGCGATCAAGGATAGAACCTATCTTCCCGACGCGCAGATTCCGACGGAACATGAGCTGGCAAAACAATTCAGTGTCAGCCGGATGACCGCAAATCGTGCTGTGAAGGAACTTGTCTCAGAGGGAAAGTTGGTGCGTTATCAGGGGCTTGGGACTTTTGTTGCGACAGTACAGGCTGAATCGCCATTACTGGAGATTCGCAGCATCGCCGCTGAAATCCGGGGGAGGAATAATGTCTACAGCAATGATCGGTATCGTTTAAAGGCGATAAAAGCAACTCAGGATCTGGCAGGCCAATTGGGAATAAATACCGGAGATAAGGTATACCATTCCCTGATTGTTCATAAAGAAAATGGTCAGCCACTGCAGTTTGCAGAACGTTATGTCAACGCAGCTATTGTTCCTGATTATATTCATCAGGACTTTTCAGTGACAACACCCAGTCAATATTTAAGTGAACTCTTTCCTCTCTCCGAGATTGAACATATTGTTGAAGCTGTTCTGCCAACGTCTTTGGAGCAGGATGCTCTCAAGATTACCGCAGCGACACCGTGCCTGTTGGTGAAACGGAGAACCTGGTCGGGGAACAACCTTATCAGTTATGCCCGACTGGTTCACCCGGGCAACCTTTACCGGCTCAGTTCTCGTTCAGAGGTTTAA
- the hutU gene encoding urocanate hydratase: MSNQRLDPTRLIRAPHGPQLTAKSWLTEAALRMLMNNLDPEVAERPEELVVYGGIARAARNWDCYDKIVAVLKRLEDDESLLIQSGKPVGVFKTHIDAPRVLIANSNLVPHWAHWETFNELDKKGLMMYGQMTAGSWVYIGSQGIVQGTYETFVAIAKKRFSGNARGRWILTGGLGGMGGAQPLAATMAGFNMLAIECDESRIDKRLETGYLDHKVTSLEEALDLINTACRDQQAISVGLLGNCAEILPELVRRKIVPDICTDQTSAHDPLNGYLPEGWSLEQAAKQRQENPQKVIAAATASMAKHVEAMLQLQQFGAETFDYGNNIRQVAFDAGIEKAFDFPGFVPAYIRPLFCEGIGPFRWVALSGDPEDIYKTDAKVKELIPDDPHLHNWLDMAKERIHFQGLPARICWVGLKDRARLGLAFNQMVADGELKAPVVIGRDHLDSGSVASPNRETEAMRDGSDAVSDWPLLNALLSTSGGATWVSLHHGGGVGMGFSQHAGVVIVADGTKAAEKRLARVLWNDPATGVMRHADAGYPEAIDCARQQGLDLPMLEDN, from the coding sequence ATGAGCAATCAACGTCTTGATCCAACCCGCCTGATTCGAGCCCCACATGGTCCACAACTGACGGCTAAAAGTTGGCTGACTGAGGCCGCTTTGCGCATGCTGATGAATAACCTTGATCCCGAAGTTGCCGAACGTCCGGAGGAACTGGTCGTCTACGGTGGCATCGCCAGGGCTGCTCGCAATTGGGATTGCTACGATAAAATCGTCGCAGTCCTCAAGCGCCTGGAAGATGATGAATCTCTGCTGATCCAATCAGGGAAACCGGTTGGCGTGTTCAAAACCCACATTGATGCCCCACGGGTGCTGATCGCTAACTCAAACCTGGTGCCCCACTGGGCTCATTGGGAAACCTTCAATGAACTGGATAAAAAGGGATTGATGATGTATGGCCAGATGACGGCAGGTTCCTGGGTTTATATCGGTTCACAGGGAATTGTGCAGGGAACCTACGAGACCTTTGTCGCCATTGCCAAAAAACGTTTTTCCGGTAATGCTCGCGGGCGCTGGATTCTCACCGGCGGTCTTGGCGGTATGGGTGGTGCTCAGCCTTTGGCGGCAACAATGGCAGGCTTCAATATGCTGGCAATCGAGTGCGATGAATCACGGATCGACAAACGCCTGGAAACCGGCTATCTGGACCATAAAGTGACCAGTCTAGAGGAAGCCCTGGATCTGATTAACACAGCCTGTCGCGATCAACAGGCAATCTCGGTGGGTTTACTCGGTAACTGTGCCGAGATTCTACCGGAACTGGTTCGTCGCAAGATTGTGCCCGATATCTGCACCGATCAGACCAGTGCTCACGATCCCCTCAATGGCTACCTGCCGGAGGGATGGAGCTTGGAGCAAGCGGCAAAACAGCGACAGGAAAATCCGCAAAAAGTGATTGCCGCAGCCACAGCATCGATGGCCAAACATGTCGAAGCCATGCTGCAACTCCAACAGTTTGGAGCGGAAACCTTTGATTACGGCAACAATATTCGTCAGGTTGCCTTTGACGCAGGGATCGAAAAGGCTTTTGATTTCCCCGGCTTTGTTCCCGCCTATATCCGCCCTCTTTTCTGCGAAGGAATCGGCCCTTTCCGCTGGGTCGCTCTGTCTGGAGACCCTGAAGATATCTACAAAACCGATGCGAAAGTAAAAGAGTTGATCCCTGATGATCCCCACCTGCATAACTGGCTGGACATGGCCAAAGAGCGCATTCATTTTCAAGGACTGCCGGCAAGAATCTGCTGGGTTGGACTTAAGGATCGTGCACGATTGGGGTTGGCTTTTAACCAGATGGTTGCCGACGGTGAACTCAAGGCACCCGTGGTCATTGGCAGAGATCATCTTGATTCCGGCTCGGTGGCCAGTCCCAACCGCGAAACGGAAGCCATGCGCGATGGTTCTGATGCCGTCTCTGACTGGCCGCTTCTCAATGCCCTGCTTTCCACGTCCGGCGGTGCCACCTGGGTCAGCCTCCACCACGGCGGCGGCGTTGGTATGGGCTTTAGTCAGCATGCCGGCGTCGTCATTGTCGCAGACGGAACAAAAGCTGCGGAAAAACGGTTAGCACGCGTTTTATGGAATGATCCGGCGACCGGAGTGATGCGGCATGCTGACGCCGGCTATCCTGAAGCTATTGACTGCGCACGACAGCAGGGACTGGATTTACCGATGTTGGAGGACAATTAA
- a CDS encoding OmpA family protein: MSKIIYSMVAGCIFLLMINPACANQQECSAIKDKIKQERNLLKKRELLNHGLELCPQDAEIHYRCAYTAERLRNYDKAQRNYLKATELDNHYAKAYFGLGDIYMVLGNARSAVDAYEKGLTLAPQNKRARSSFELALIKYKSELGEQITSAEFIQVMQESKKEETAPGAVDGPLLRMQIHFYSASSQLSEQAKAQLVNVGKALENPALADKKFEISGHTDNTGGAEANLLLSKHRAEQVRQYLLETFSILPEALIVAYYGDTRPAEPNTSPENRALNRRVEFRRLNQ; this comes from the coding sequence ATGAGCAAAATTATCTACTCCATGGTTGCCGGCTGCATTTTTCTGCTGATGATCAATCCGGCATGCGCAAATCAACAGGAATGCAGTGCAATCAAAGACAAAATCAAGCAAGAGCGCAACCTTCTAAAAAAACGCGAGTTGCTGAACCATGGGCTTGAACTTTGTCCTCAGGATGCGGAGATTCATTATCGCTGCGCTTATACTGCTGAAAGGCTCCGAAACTACGACAAAGCTCAACGTAATTATCTGAAAGCCACAGAACTTGACAATCATTATGCCAAAGCTTATTTCGGCCTGGGTGACATCTACATGGTTCTGGGAAATGCCAGATCAGCCGTTGATGCCTACGAAAAAGGACTGACACTGGCGCCTCAAAACAAACGGGCCCGCTCTTCTTTTGAACTCGCACTGATTAAGTATAAGTCAGAACTTGGTGAACAGATTACGTCCGCAGAGTTTATTCAGGTCATGCAGGAAAGTAAGAAAGAGGAAACCGCACCTGGTGCTGTTGATGGCCCTTTGCTCCGCATGCAGATCCATTTTTACAGCGCATCGTCACAGTTGTCTGAACAAGCGAAAGCGCAACTCGTGAATGTCGGCAAAGCTCTCGAAAATCCGGCTTTGGCAGATAAAAAGTTTGAAATATCAGGACATACCGACAATACCGGAGGAGCAGAAGCAAATTTGCTGCTATCCAAACACCGTGCTGAACAGGTGAGACAGTACCTGCTGGAAACATTTTCAATTCTTCCTGAAGCCTTGATCGTTGCCTATTACGGAGATACCCGTCCTGCTGAGCCCAATACATCACCTGAAAATCGCGCTCTGAATCGTCGGGTCGAATTCAGACGGCTGAACCAATAA